The following are from one region of the Coffea eugenioides isolate CCC68of chromosome 2, Ceug_1.0, whole genome shotgun sequence genome:
- the LOC113762824 gene encoding transcriptional regulator ATRX isoform X2, whose amino-acid sequence MENVGSFVFDDTGRNARKKRSIRPRRRVDDSQSCLDYRDNSSLSSTPVSDSMSKPSSEENLSHAAATGGKESTNQSVSRASYDNLGDAETVSKMSNEVGRLGESNDAGISKLKKVKLKVGGVTHTLHTKTVSEASSFAGSSSTKSSLSSDGPPVHPKLIAQDNENTGRCTSKDKGSGLQGIPWKDFSKSGFTVKKHVISLGKMPGQSVSTRQSGALESSRKSKRVPKKRSLGEVFDDGEDNSDDEIRYLEKVRRLRLSSSHGTEFEDVDEVGSKKQQNASRLSYGDIYSNDVDLRYHNSSSLGKERRKSRSVKASEDADYFEDEDSFSDDEPEPKRKHSNELIDESGDFKREMAITTRQRALKSARSTSSPSGASLIEFPNGLPPAPPKKQKEKLSEVEQQLKKAEAAQRRRMQVEKAAREAEAEAIRKILGQDSSRKKQEDKMKKRQDELAQERAANNVLASNAVRWVIGPSGTTVTFPDEIGLPRILESKPCSYPPPRENCAGPSCTNAYKYRDSKSKLPLCSLGCYKAIHEKMQTAAACLI is encoded by the exons ATGGAAAACGTTGGAAGTTTTGTATTTGATGATACGGGCAGAAATGCAAGGAAAAAGAGGAGCATTCGGCCTCGCCGAAGAGTAGATGATTCTCAATCTTGTTTGGATTACCGGGATAATTCTTCCCTGTCATCAACGCCTGTATCAGACAGTATGAGCAAACCATCAAGTGAGGAAAATCTCAGTCATGCTGCTGCTACGGGGGGAAAAGAAAGTACAAACCAAAGCGTTTCCAGAGCATCGTATGATAATCTTGGTGACGCCGAAACTGTCTCTAAAATGAGTAATGAAGTTGGACGATTGGGAGAATCAAATGATGCAGGCATCAGTAAACTTAAGAAAGTGAAGCTTAAGGTTGGTGGTGTTACTCATACACTACATACTAAAACCGTTTCTGAGGCTTCATCATTTGCTGGGTCTTCATCAACCAAGTCTTCTCTCTCTTCTGATGGCCCACCTGTGCACCCTAAGCTGATTGCGCAG GATAATGAAAACACAGGTCGCTGCACTTCTAAGGACAAAGGAAGTGGATTGCAGGGCATTCCATGGAAGGATTTTTCTAAGAGTGGTTTTACTGTTAAGAAACATGTTATTTCACTGGGAAAGATGCCTGGACAAAGTGTCTCTACTAGGCAATCTGGTGCTCTTGAGTCCTCTCGTAAGAGCAAACGAGTTCCTAAGAAACGTTCATTAGGTGAAGTTTTTGATGATGGAGAAGATAATAGTGATGACGAGATTCGGTACCTTGAAAAGGTCAGACGTCTGAGACTTAGTTCAAGTCACGGCACAGAGTTTGAAGATGTAGATGAAGTAGGGAGCAAGAAGCAACAGAATGCATCTAGGTTATCTTATGGTGATATCTACAGTAATGATGTAGATTTGAGATATCATAACAGCTCTTCATTAGGCAAGGAGCGTAGGAAGTCCAGATCAGTTAAAGCATCTGAAGATGCAGActattttgaagatgaagactCATTCTCTGATGATGAGCCTGAACCAAAGAGAAAGCACAGCAACGAGTTAATTGATGAGTCAGGGGATTTTAAGAGGGAAATGGCTATCACTACCCGCCAACGAGCACTCAAAAGTGCAAGATCCACTTCTTCCCCTTCTGGTGCAAGTTTGATTGAGTTCCCAAATGGATTACCTCCTGCCCCACCTAAAA AGCAAAAGGAAAAACTGTCGGAGGTGGAGCAACAACTGAAGAAAGCTGAGGCTGCTCAAAGACGTAGGATGCAAGTGGAGAAGGCTGCTCGGGAGGCTGAG GCTGAGGCGATCAGAAAAATCCTAGGCCAAGATTCCAGTAGGAAGAAGCAAGAGGATAAAATGAAGAAGCGACAAGATGAGCTGGCTCAG GAGAGGGCTGCAAACAACGTTCTTGCATCAAATGCAGTTAGATGGGTGATTGGCCCGTCCGGGACTACTGTGACGTTCCCTGATGAGATAGGCCTCCCAAGAATTCTTGAATCCAAGCCTTGTAG TTATCCTCCTCCACGTGAAAACTGTGCTGGCCCTTCTTGTACAAATGCATACAAGTACCGAGACTCAAAGTCAAAGTTGCCACTGTGCAGCCTCGGTTGCTACAAGGCAATACATGAGAAGATGCAGACTGCGGCTGCTTGTTTGATTTGA
- the LOC113760538 gene encoding F-box protein CPR1-like, with the protein MFLDGEERETAYHLLSDGPNGYAKVLELKPPIDFVSGSCSVVDSCAGLLCLTENDDVLYGRVVYFWNPSVRRIITIRNSSCEGISKEFSWISPGCGYDFDAGVFKLVRIIYDSPNCEAPYDLEKTEIEVYNLSTGSWRKIENLVVNWIIYCQLRILYVNGFVNWLAFHPERHDEDLIVAFDVKSEDFRTLELPDLEMEGDYRGPLLKEYKDMLAFFVCGNFAALEGTGTWSLWVMREYGVTNSWERLFNVVTEQRIVWSLGVTKNCDILLLTPDSKVVAYDFKEQEVKNLGLPKYCPHSCFLITYMESLLLLDEQANLDGHMD; encoded by the coding sequence ATGTTTTTGGACGGGGAAGAGCGAGAAACTGCATACCATCTGTTATCTGATGGGCCTAATGGATATGCGAAGGTCTTAGAATTGAAACCCCCCATTGATTTTGTATCTGGGTCATGTTCGGTTGTTGATTCATGTGCTGGATTGCTTTGCCTCACAGAAAATGATGACGTATTATACGGTCGGGTTGTCTATTTCTGGAACCCTTCAGTTAGGAGAATTATAACCATTAGGAATTCTAGCTGTGAAGGGATATCTAAGGAATTTAGTTGGATTTCCCCTGGTTGTGGTTACGATTTTGATGCAGGTGTCTTTAAGTTGGTTAGGATTATATATGATAGCCCAAATTGTGAAGCTCCCTATGACCTGGAGAAGACTGAGATTGAGGTCTACAATCTGAGTACAGGTTCTTGGAGAAAGATTGAGAATTTAGTCGTTAATTGGATTATTTACTGCCAATTGCGAATTTTATATGTGAATGGGTTTGTTAATTGGCTTGCATTTCATCCTGAACgacacgatgaagatttgattGTGGCTTTTGatgttaaaagtgaagattttAGGACACTAGAGTTGCCGGATTTAGAGATGGAGGGGGATTATAGAGGTCCATTGCTCAAGGAATACAAGGACATGCTTGCATTTTTTGTTTGTGGAAATTTTGCAGCTCTTGAAGGGACTGGTACTTGGAGTTTGTGGGTGATGAGAGAGTATGGTGTGACCAACTCTTGGGAGAGATTGTTCAATGTGGTAACGGAACAGAGGATAGTTTGGTCTCTAGGGGTTACTAAAAACTGTGATATTCTGCTTCTCACCCCTGATTCAAAAGTGGTGGCATATGATTTTAAGGAGCAGGAAGTGAAGAATCTTGGGCTTCCTAAGTATTGCCCGCATAGCTGTTTCTTGATAACATACATGGAAAGCTTGCTCCTACTGGATGAACAAGCTAACCTGGATGGACATATGGATTAG
- the LOC113762824 gene encoding transcriptional regulator ATRX isoform X1 — translation MENVGSFVFDDTGRNARKKRSIRPRRRVDDSQSCLDYRDNSSLSSTPVSDSMSKPSSEENLSHAAATGGKESTNQSVSRASYDNLGDAETVSKMSNEVGRLGESNDAGISKLKKVKLKVGGVTHTLHTKTVSEASSFAGSSSTKSSLSSDGPPVHPKLIAQDNENTGRCTSKDKGSGLQGIPWKDFSKSGFTVKKHVISLGKMPGQSVSTRQSGALESSRKSKRVPKKRSLGEVFDDGEDNSDDEIRYLEKVRRLRLSSSHGTEFEDVDEVGSKKQQNASRLSYGDIYSNDVDLRYHNSSSLGKERRKSRSVKASEDADYFEDEDSFSDDEPEPKRKHSNELIDESGDFKREMAITTRQRALKSARSTSSPSGASLIEFPNGLPPAPPKKQKEKLSEVEQQLKKAEAAQRRRMQVEKAAREAEAEAIRKILGQDSSRKKQEDKMKKRQDELAQERAANNVLASNAVRWVIGPSGTTVTFPDEIGLPRILESKPCSLCSLPSVILLHVKTVLALLVQMHTSTETQSQSCHCAASVATRQYMRRCRLRLLV, via the exons ATGGAAAACGTTGGAAGTTTTGTATTTGATGATACGGGCAGAAATGCAAGGAAAAAGAGGAGCATTCGGCCTCGCCGAAGAGTAGATGATTCTCAATCTTGTTTGGATTACCGGGATAATTCTTCCCTGTCATCAACGCCTGTATCAGACAGTATGAGCAAACCATCAAGTGAGGAAAATCTCAGTCATGCTGCTGCTACGGGGGGAAAAGAAAGTACAAACCAAAGCGTTTCCAGAGCATCGTATGATAATCTTGGTGACGCCGAAACTGTCTCTAAAATGAGTAATGAAGTTGGACGATTGGGAGAATCAAATGATGCAGGCATCAGTAAACTTAAGAAAGTGAAGCTTAAGGTTGGTGGTGTTACTCATACACTACATACTAAAACCGTTTCTGAGGCTTCATCATTTGCTGGGTCTTCATCAACCAAGTCTTCTCTCTCTTCTGATGGCCCACCTGTGCACCCTAAGCTGATTGCGCAG GATAATGAAAACACAGGTCGCTGCACTTCTAAGGACAAAGGAAGTGGATTGCAGGGCATTCCATGGAAGGATTTTTCTAAGAGTGGTTTTACTGTTAAGAAACATGTTATTTCACTGGGAAAGATGCCTGGACAAAGTGTCTCTACTAGGCAATCTGGTGCTCTTGAGTCCTCTCGTAAGAGCAAACGAGTTCCTAAGAAACGTTCATTAGGTGAAGTTTTTGATGATGGAGAAGATAATAGTGATGACGAGATTCGGTACCTTGAAAAGGTCAGACGTCTGAGACTTAGTTCAAGTCACGGCACAGAGTTTGAAGATGTAGATGAAGTAGGGAGCAAGAAGCAACAGAATGCATCTAGGTTATCTTATGGTGATATCTACAGTAATGATGTAGATTTGAGATATCATAACAGCTCTTCATTAGGCAAGGAGCGTAGGAAGTCCAGATCAGTTAAAGCATCTGAAGATGCAGActattttgaagatgaagactCATTCTCTGATGATGAGCCTGAACCAAAGAGAAAGCACAGCAACGAGTTAATTGATGAGTCAGGGGATTTTAAGAGGGAAATGGCTATCACTACCCGCCAACGAGCACTCAAAAGTGCAAGATCCACTTCTTCCCCTTCTGGTGCAAGTTTGATTGAGTTCCCAAATGGATTACCTCCTGCCCCACCTAAAA AGCAAAAGGAAAAACTGTCGGAGGTGGAGCAACAACTGAAGAAAGCTGAGGCTGCTCAAAGACGTAGGATGCAAGTGGAGAAGGCTGCTCGGGAGGCTGAG GCTGAGGCGATCAGAAAAATCCTAGGCCAAGATTCCAGTAGGAAGAAGCAAGAGGATAAAATGAAGAAGCGACAAGATGAGCTGGCTCAG GAGAGGGCTGCAAACAACGTTCTTGCATCAAATGCAGTTAGATGGGTGATTGGCCCGTCCGGGACTACTGTGACGTTCCCTGATGAGATAGGCCTCCCAAGAATTCTTGAATCCAAGCCTTGTAG CCTTTGTTCTTTGCCGTCAGTTATCCTCCTCCACGTGAAAACTGTGCTGGCCCTTCTTGTACAAATGCATACAAGTACCGAGACTCAAAGTCAAAGTTGCCACTGTGCAGCCTCGGTTGCTACAAGGCAATACATGAGAAGATGCAGACTGCGGCTGCTTGTTTGA
- the LOC113761838 gene encoding F-box/kelch-repeat protein At3g06240-like — translation MENPKELRSDADFSFEFFPFEMIIEILSRLPVKVLGRFTTVSKLWYSLITSYMFINKHLKDYSISLSNKSYSSGDSSSSSATPFSSVLLIPIVLKELERHSYSMFFDSTFDDNGSFEIPMLYHWLEILYVGNSCNGIICFTDQKAFFGRKVYLYNPVIRRMKLISHNCFADMMFDRNKVFCKLGFGFCECTNDYKVVRIHYVKDEESKMLGNVAPEVEVYSLNADNWRRIKANVECIVNYRSVSCNGSIHWLARKKNGRIFDAIMSFDIAHELFCETDLPVQCHSLKDGTLLVFKGLLAIFKDGISIREYEGYKCYELWVMREYKVAKSWTKLFVLETKRSVVKAFGFTKSGQLVMQMHGDRLASWEPEGNCLKHLEIDGFLHHVDASFVESLVLYEGGCFASAETNTIVAETSQSMRIMDSRELLSSMDTLKVPIHGDEVAVRVAADVASLECGISELKSLCWRRPALVCIMAKPRDSPSTVQLCVENYCLLIKQDDLGYVPESLRDFLANPEICFVNVGPDRLYLGPFFLERNGIEFSHLVYRVLRKHYFSRWGLKPLADEVGVVLEEYPARFGLDCRTEAFSAEDVKWAIYHVYASFRISSKLFGSL, via the exons ATGGAAAATCCAAAAGAATTGAGGTCTGATGCTGATTTCAGCTTCGAGTTTTTCccatttgaaatgataattgAGATTCTCTCAAGATTGCCAGTCAAAGTCCTTGGCAGATTCACCACAGTCTCCAAATTATGGTACTCTCTCATCACAAGTTATATGTTCATTAATAAGCATCTCAAGGATTACTCCATCTCGCTGTCTAATAAGTCTTACAGCAGCGGCGACAGCAGCAGCAGCTCGGCTACCCCTTTTAGCTCTGTCTTGCTAATTCCTATTGTACTAAAGGAATTAGAGAGACATTCTTATTCTATGTTTTTTGATAGCACTTTTGATGATAATGGAAGTTTTGAAATTCCGATGTTGTATCATTGGCTTGAGATTTTGTACGTTGGGAATTCTTGCAATGGAATAATCTGTTTCACTGATCAGAAGGCATTTTTCGGTAGGAAAGTGTATTTGTACAATCCTGTAATTAGGAGAATGAAGCTTATATCCCATAATTGCTTTGCTGATATGATGTTTGATCGTAACAAAGTGTTTTGCAAACTGGGATTTGGGTTTTGTGAGTGTACTAATGACTATAAGGTTGTGCGGATCCATTATGTTAAGGACGAGGAGTCAAAAATGTTGGGGAATGTAGCACCTGAGGTGGAGGTTTATAGTTTGAATGCTGATAATTGGAGAAGGATTAAGGCAAATGTCGAGTGTATTGTCAATTATAGGTCGGTTTCTTGCAATGGATCTATTCATTGGTTGGCTCGAAAGAAGAATGGACGGATTTTTGATGCTATCATGTCCTTTGATATTGCTCATGAGTTGTTTTGTGAGACCGATTTGCCTGTTCAGTGCCACTCATTGAAGGATGGGACTTTATTGGTCTTCAAGGGGTTGCTTGCTATTTTCAAGGATGGCATTAGCATTAGAGAGTACGAAGGCTATAAATGCTACGAGTTATGGGTGATGAGGGAGTATAAGGTTGCCAAATCCTGGACTAAACTATTTGTTTTGGAGACAAAACGATCTGTTGTGAAGGCATTTGGATTTACAAAGAGTGGACAACTTGTGATGCAGATGCACGGTGATAGGTTAGCATCTTGGGAGCCTGAAGGAAACTGTCTGAAACATCTagagattgatggatttctaCATCATGTGGATGCTTCTTTTGTGGAGAGTCTTGTTTTATATGAAGGTGGATGTTTTGCTTCAGCAGAAACAAA CACAATAGTAGCAGAAACTAGCCAAAGTATGAGGATCATGGATTCTCGGGAATTGCTCTCAAGCATGGATACTCTTAAAGTTCCAATTCATGGTGACGAAGTAGCGGTGAGGGTAGCAGCTGATGTTGCTTCGCTGGAATGTGGTATAAGTGAACTTAAAAGTCTGTGTTGGAGACGCCCAGCCTTAGTGTGTATCATGGCTAAGCCACGGGATTCACCTTCTACTGTGCAACTTTGTGTAGAGAATTATTGCTTGCTTATTAAGCAAGATGATCTGGGTTATGTTCCTGAATCACTAAGAGATTTTTTGGCTAATCCAGAAatatgttttgtaaatgttggtCCTGACAGATTGTATCTCGGGCCATTCTTCCTGGAAAGAAATGGGATTGAGTTCAGTCATTTAGTTTACAGGGTTCTAAGGAAGCATTATTTTAGCAGATGGGGGTTGAAGCCTCTTGCAGATGAAGTTGGAGTTGTTCTTGAAGAATATCCTGCTAGGTTTGGCCTAGACTGCAGGACTGAAGCTTTCTCTGCTGAGGATGTCAAGTGGGCCATTTATCATGTCTATGCATCTTTTAGGATCAGTAGTAAACTCTTTGGTTCACTTTaa